In a single window of the Vitis vinifera cultivar Pinot Noir 40024 chromosome 6, ASM3070453v1 genome:
- the LOC100254753 gene encoding flavonol 3-O-glucosyltransferase F3GT2 produces MGKISIYAPRVQPRKTLISTPMGKHIGVLAFPFASHPLTLLGLVRRLASAAPDAKFSFFSTANSNSFLFSARSPGGVLGNLKPYDVPDGVPVGHVLSGNPAEGDGLFLKEAPANFKRAMEVAVAETGRKISCLVTDALLWFAADMAEEMGVPWVPFWSAGLSALSAHLHTDAIRQMMGVRGHEDQTLSFIPGLSAMTFQDLPGEIASGNLDSTPSLMLHKMGLTLPRATAIVANSFEELDPVVATHLKSKLPKLLCVAPSALTSSPDELNSDVNGCLSWLDKQKAKSVAYISFGSMLAPSPDEHVALAETLQATGVAFLWSIKDNLKKYLPEGFLERTSGNGKVVPWAPQIRVLAHPSVGVHITHGGWNSVMESIAGEVPIICKPFWADNTLNSRAIEDVWGIGVGVPGGVLTKNGLKAALEQVLGQQGRMTEKIGVLKKLWTRATEPNGSSTQNFRTLSKIVTNE; encoded by the exons ATGGGCAAAATCAGTATATATGCACCCAGGGTACAACCCAGGAAAACACTTATATCAACTCCCATGGGCAAACACATTGGTGTCTTGGCCTTCCCCTTCGCTTCCCACCCTCTAACGCTTCTGGGGCTGGTCCGCAGGCTTGCGTCTGCAGCACCCGACGCCAAGTTCTCATTCTTCAGCACTGCAAACTCCAACAGCTTCCTCTTCTCCGCTCGAAGCCCCGGTGGTGTTCTTGGTAATCTGAAACCCTATGATGTTCCGGATGGGGTGCCGGTGGGTCATGTGCTGTCTGGGAACCCTGCAGAGGGTGATGGGCTTTTCTTGAAGGAAGCACCTGCGAATTTTAAGCGGGCCATGGAAGTGGCGGTAGCGGAGACTGGGAGGAAGATTAGCTGCCTGGTGACTGATGCCTTGTTGTGGTTTGCAGCTGATATGGCTGAGGAAATGGGGGTTCCTTGGGTCCCATTTTGGAGCGCTGGCCTCTCTGCGCTCTCTGCCCACTTACACACTGATGCCATCAGGCAAATGATGGGTGTTAGAG GTCATGAAGACCAGACCCTTAGCTTCATTCCAGGACTGTCCGCAATGACCTTCCAAGACTTACCTGGAGAAATAGCTTCCGGGAACTTGGATTCTACCCCCTCACTCATGCTACACAAAATGGGGCTCACACTGCCACGCGCAACTGCTATTGTTGCCAACTCCTTTGAAGAGCTAGACCCCGTAGTAGCAACACATCTCAAGTCCAAGCTGCCAAAGCTTCTATGCGTGGCTCCTTCCGCTCTAACGTCCTCACCGGATGAGTTGAATTCTGATGTGAATGGCTGCCTATCTTGGTTGGACAAGCAGAAAGCGAAGTCAGTGGCATATATCAGCTTTGGAAGCATGTTGGCACCCTCACCCGACGAGCATGTAGCATTGGCAGAAACGCTGCAAGCAACTGGGGTGGCATTTCTTTGGTCTATTAAGGACAACTTGAAGAAATATTTGCCGGAAGGATTTCTAGAGAGGACGAGCGGGAATGGAAAAGTAGTTCCATGGGCTCCCCAGATCCGAGTCTTAGCACACCCTTCAGTTGGAGTGCACATCACACATGGCGGTTGGAACTCAGTGATGGAGAGCATTGCAGGCGAGGTGCCCATAATCTGCAAGCCATTTTGGGCTGATAATACTCTCAACTCGCGGGCAATAGAGGATGTGTGGGGGATCGGTGTTGGAGTTCCAGGAGGGGTCCTCACAAAAAATGGATTAAAGGCAGCCCTAGAACAAGTTTTGGGGCAGCAAGGGAGGATGACAGAAAAAATTGGTGTCCTCAAAAAGCTTTGGACAAGGGCCACTGAGCCAAATGGGAGCTCAACTCAGAATTTCCGTACTTTGTCGAAGATAGTGACGAATGAATAG